From one Rosa rugosa chromosome 4, drRosRugo1.1, whole genome shotgun sequence genomic stretch:
- the LOC133743612 gene encoding cytochrome P450 86A22-like: MEALTALMVLTALAAYLCWFKIITRSMRGPRVWPVFGSLPGLIQNSNRMHDWIADNLRTCGGTYQTSICAIPFLARKQGLVTVTCDPKNLEHILKLRFDNYPKGPTWQAAFHDLLGEGIFNSDGDTWLFQRKTAALEFTTRTLRQAMARWVSRAIEQRFCPILEAAQNEAKPVDLQDLLLRLTFDNICGLAFGKDPQTLSPGLPENGFATAFDGATEATLQRLILPEVIWKFKKWLRLGMEASMSHNLHHVDDYLSNIINRRKLELANLQQGLDGTPHDDLLSRFMKKKESYSDTFLQHVALNFILAGRDTSSAALSWFFSLITQNPGVEEKIISEICTVLMETRGKDISKWVKEPLVFEEVDRLTYLKAALSETLRLYPSVPQDFKHTINDDVLPDGTFVPAGSSVTYSIYAIGRMEFIWGEDCLEFKPERWLSSDGKKMELQDSYKFVAFNGGPRICLGKDLAYLQMKSIAAAVLLRHRLTVVPGHQVEQKMSLTLFMKYGLKVSVHPRNLKPVLEKMCKGDSDSWSKESKDHVISNGKCDGVLKVAAVA, translated from the coding sequence ATGGAGGCGCTAACTGCTTTAATGGTCTTAACGGCTCTGGCGGCGTATTTATGTTGGTTCAAGATCATCACACGGTCCATGAGAGGTCCACGTGTCTGGCCGGTATTCGGCAGCCTCCCCGGCCTCATTCAGAACTCGAACCGCATGCACGACTGGATCGCAGACAACCTCCGCACGTGCGGCGGCACGTACCAGACCTCCATATGTGCCATCCCCTTCCTCGCTCGGAAGCAGGGACTGGTGACCGTCACGTGCGACCCCAAGAACCTGGAGCACATTCTCAAGCTCCGGTTCGACAATTACCCCAAGGGTCCTACTTGGCAAGCTGCGTTCCATGATTTGCTTGGAGAGGGCATCTTCAACTCCGATGGTGACACGTGGCTGTTTCAGCGCAAGACCGCTGCACTGGAGTTCACCACCCGCACGCTCCGCCAAGCCATGGCTCGGTGGGTGAGCCGAGCCATCGAGCAGAGGTTCTGCCCGATTCTCGAGGCGGCTCAGAACGAGGCCAAGCCGGTCGACCTTCAAGATCTCTTGCTTCGGCTCACCTTCGACAATATATGCGGTCTAGCTTTCGGGAAGGACCCGCAAACTTTGTCTCCGGGACTTCCCGAAAACGGCTTTGCCACGGCTTTCGACGGGGCGACTGAAGCCACGCTGCAACGATTGATTTTGCCCGAGGTTATATGGAAGTTCAAGAAATGGCTCAGGCTTGGAATGGAAGCCAGCATGAGTCACAACCTTCACCACGTGGACGATTACTTGTCCAATATAATCAATAGACGTAAACTCGAGCTGGCCAATCTGCAACAAGGTTTGGACGGGACCCCACATGATGACTTGTTATCCAGATTCATGAAGAAAAAAGAATCCTACTCGGACACATTTCTTCAACATGTGGCACTCAACTTCATCCTAGCTGGACGTGACACGTCATCGGCCGCACTTAGCTGGTTCTTCTCTCTGATCACTCAAAACCCAGGAGTGGAAGAAAAAATCATTTCTGAAATATGCACCGTTCTGATGGAGACACGTGGCAAAGACATTTCAAAGTGGGTGAAAGAACCCCTAGTGTTTGAGGAAGTTGACCGATTGACGTACCTCAAGGCAGCCCTGTCGGAAACTCTAAGGCTTTACCCATCTGTGCCACAAGATTTCAAGCACACAATCAACGATGATGTTTTGCCCGATGGAACTTTCGTGCCCGCGGGCTCTTCGGTTACATATTCCATATACGCAATCGGGCGCATGGAGTTTATTTGGGGTGAAGATTGCTTGGAATTCAAGCCTGAAAGGTGGCTATCTTCTGATGGCAAAAAAATGGAGTTACAAGACTCTTACAAGTTTGTTGCCTTCAATGGCGGTCCAAGAATTTGTTTGGGAAAAGATTTGGCTTACCTGCAGATGAAGTCAATTGCCGCGGCAGTGTTGTTGAGGCATCGGCTCACGGTGGTTCCTGGCCACCAGGTTGAGCAAAAGATGTCGTTGACATTGTTCATGAAGTATGGGCTCAAGGTTAGTGTGCACCCGAGAAATTTGAAGCCTGTGCTGGAGAAAATGTGCAAGGGTGATAGTGACTCATGGAGTAAAGAATCTAAAGATCATGTCATCTCCAATGGTAAATGTGATGGGGTGCTTAAAGTGGCTGCTGTTGCTTGA